DNA from Serinibacter salmoneus:
CGGTGAACCGCTCGACCCGCGCCGCATCGCGGCCATCGAGGCCGCTGCCGCGCCGATGCTGCGCGGGGCCGACTTCACCGACAAGCGCGAGGAGTGGGTCGGTTCCCGACCCTGCACCACCGACGGGCTCCCGCTCGTGGGGCCCTCGCGCTCCCCGCGCGTGCACATCGCCGGCGGCCACGGCATGTGGGGGGTGACCCTCGGGCCGCTCACCGGCGAACTCGTGGCAGAGAACATCGTCACGGGCCGGACCCCGGACCTGCTGCGACCGCTGGACCCGCTGCGCTGAGCCGCGCGCCGATGCGCGCCCGCCGGTAACGTGACGAGGACCCGCCCACCCTCGGCACGGAGGAGCCATGACGTCCCCCACCACACCGCAGCCCTCGCATCCGCTGGCATGGGTAGGCCCCATGCTGCGCCCCAACCGGGGGGTGTTCCCGCTGGGGCACAGCATCCGTTCCGCCCTGACGGTGGGGGGACCGTTCGTCGTCGGGGTCCTCGCCGGGGACGTCATGGCGGGCATGTGGGTGGGGCTGGCCACGCTGCTGCTCGCCGCGGGTGAACGCGAGGGTTCCCACCGACTGAACCTGCAGATCCTGCTCGTCTCCACCCCGATCGCGATCGCCGGCTACGCGACCGGGTACCTGCAGGGCCTGCCGCTGTGGGCGCTCGTGCCGGTCATGGCGCTGCTCGCGATGGGTGCCGGCGTGATCGCCGGTTGGGGCGCGGCCTACTCGGTGGGCGGGATGCAGTTCCTGCTGGTCGCGGCGATCGCGATCGGCGTGGACGGCTACCAGACCTGGTGGCAGCCGATGCTGTGGTACCTCCTGGGCGCCGTCCTCTATGCCGCCTTCATGCTCCTGGAGTTCGCGCTGGACCGCCGCCGTCCCGAGCGCACCGCGGTGCTGGCCCTGCTGCGGGCGACGGCGACCCTCGCCCAGGCCCGGGCCGCCGACCAGGACGCGGCTGACAAGGCAACCGCCGACCACCCCTCCCCGGTGCCCGCTGCCCCCGAGCAGGCGCAACTCCCCGGGGCGCGAGCCGGCGCCGTCGCGGCCCTCGGCCAAGCCCGCACCGTCTACCTCACCGGGCGTGGCGACGCCGCCGGGCACGCCGCCCACTGGGACGCCTTCGCCCGGGTCCTGGCGGACGCGGAATCCGTCATCGCCCTGATCCCCGCCGCCGATGCGGCCACGGCGCGGCACGCGGCCGAGCAACTACGCGGACTGGCCACCGGCGCCCTCCCGGCCGGGCAGGCGAGCGGTGACGCGGCCGCGCCCCTGGCCGAACGCCTGCGCACCCTGGCCTCGGACCTGGATGCCCTCGGCGTCACCCCCGGCACCTCGGGCCGGCCCCACGGCACCTCCGCATCGGGTACCTCCGCATCGGCCACGTCCGGATCGACCCCCGCCACCGCGGCACCTGCCACCGCGGGCGCGCCGACCGGGTGGGCGCGCCTGGCGGTCGGTCACGACGTGCTCGGGGCGGCCGCGCGACTCGCGCTGTGCTACGGGATCGCGGTGGCCGCGAAGGCCTACTTCCCCTACAGCCACTGGTTCTGGGTCGCCCTGACCGTTGCCCTGGTCATGAAGCCCGACTTCGGGTCCG
Protein-coding regions in this window:
- a CDS encoding FUSC family protein encodes the protein MLRPNRGVFPLGHSIRSALTVGGPFVVGVLAGDVMAGMWVGLATLLLAAGEREGSHRLNLQILLVSTPIAIAGYATGYLQGLPLWALVPVMALLAMGAGVIAGWGAAYSVGGMQFLLVAAIAIGVDGYQTWWQPMLWYLLGAVLYAAFMLLEFALDRRRPERTAVLALLRATATLAQARAADQDAADKATADHPSPVPAAPEQAQLPGARAGAVAALGQARTVYLTGRGDAAGHAAHWDAFARVLADAESVIALIPAADAATARHAAEQLRGLATGALPAGQASGDAAAPLAERLRTLASDLDALGVTPGTSGRPHGTSASGTSASATSGSTPATAAPATAGAPTGWARLAVGHDVLGAAARLALCYGIAVAAKAYFPYSHWFWVALTVALVMKPDFGSVFGRAVQRVIGTIVGVALATLVILVLPAHLAIAIAIGVFAFFVPWFMTRAYSLQAVAIAPAVILLVDIISTDATANYSWQRIAATAIGGAVVILFGYLPWRSARRVQLQPRLAAAAAALADYAGAAGTPIPQDDAARRARHEALVSSRQAATRGLSDLRMQLQRGLGEPAGTRTQALSWIPAVAAIEQVSDAVARYAGVRLAGGEVPDLPADAVEHLRALGALTDPEEVRTAAAAARTSLLGLLPDGVRAA